One Gossypium raimondii isolate GPD5lz chromosome 3, ASM2569854v1, whole genome shotgun sequence genomic window carries:
- the LOC105784884 gene encoding uncharacterized protein LOC105784884 yields the protein MGVVKLDDSPSTENLLSNHTDKGVNMTSESRGEEVKSDIAEVKTPLKWVWREMAKKGLVISDFEERYEAENYCEFHREVGHEIQECKGFKALVQNMMDNKEMRFYKKVKGKGNICASEPVKKTPKMNHPVVIILCPRSNEFRVQITPKIIIQKPSNFSYKDSKMVSWNYGCNVTILGKEAERNQEIGSYTRNGKRYDAQAESSREENWKKEQRKGKAVEVEPLVNEPIKEEEANEFLKFLKHSEYSVVEQLCKQLARISILTLLLSSEVHRSALMKVLNETYVADDILVNKLDWLVNNISADNFIFFSDDEIPSGGRGSTKDLHVTTRCKGYTLPGVLVDNGSVLNVLPLSTLSRLPVDSSYMKACQTIVRAFDGTEKRVVGRIDVPLRIGPTTYEVDFLVIDIKPSYNCLLGRPWMHSAGAVPSLLHQKVKLVSEGRLIIINAEEDIIAIVTGDAPYVEINDEAVKCSFRSLEFVNVMFITEGSRISVLKISRTTEMGLRLMIGRGASPRKGLGKYLQGKIETPMLKEKFDSFGLGYEPDMKQKKKEVEKRQERRRARLSEYEVKWEPLTFPHISTSFVSDGFIHPERGVSRSEGIEETTEKKALLEICPYEPGSDLNNWTAKEIPVVFMAYSE from the coding sequence atgggtgttgtcaagctTGATGACTCACCTAGCACAGAAAATCTGCTATCCAATCATACCGATAAGGGAGTGAATATGACGAGCGAAAGTAGGGGAGAAGAAGTCAAGAGCGACATTGCTGAAGTAAAAACTCCGTTGAAATGGGTCTGGAGAGAGATGGCGAAGAAAGGGCTAGTTATTTCAGATTTTGAAGAAAGGTATGAGGCTGAAAACTATTGTGAATTCCACCGTGAAGTAGGACATGAGATTCAAGAATGTAAGGGATTCAAGGCTCTGGTCCAAAacatgatggataacaaagagatGAGGTTTTATAAAAAGGTGAAGGGTAAAGGAAATATTTGCGCATCAGAGCCAGTAAAGAAGACTCCGAAAATGAATCATCCTGTGGTCATCATTTTATGCCCTCGGAGCAATGAGTTTAGGGTTCAGAtaacaccaaaaattataatccAGAAACCATCAAATTTCTCATATAAGGATAGCAAAATGGTGTCGTGGAATTATGGGTGCAATGTGACAATCTTGGGAAAAGAAGCGGAGAGAAATCAGGAAATAGGTTCTTACACGCGCAATGGGAAGCGATATGATGCTCAGGCAGAATCGTCAAGAGAAGAGAATTGGAAAAAAGAGCAGAGGAAAGGGAAGGCAGTGGAAGTTGAGCCATTGGTTAATGAGCCAATAAAGGAAGAGGAGGCAAAtgagtttttaaagtttttgaaacacAGCGAATACAGCGTTGTGGAACAACTGTGCAAACAACTGGCCCGCATTTCTATATTAACTTTGCTCCTAAGTTCAGAAGTACATCGAAGTGCACTAATGAAAGTACTAAATGAAACATATGTGgctgatgatattttggtaaaCAAGCTGGATTGGttggtcaacaatataagtgctgacaattttatcttcttcagtGATGACGAAATACCATCTGGAGGAAGGGGTTCTACTAAAGATCTGCACGTTACTACCCGATGCAAAGGGTACACACTCCCGGGGGTCTTGGTTGATAATGGATCTGTACTGAACGTATTGCCTTTATCTACTCTTAGTCGGTTACCGGTGGACAGTTCATATATGAAAGCATGCCAGACcatagtaagggcatttgatggaacGGAAAAGAGGGTTGTGGGGAGAATTGATGTACCGTTAAGGATTGGCCCAACTACTTATGAGGTGGACTTCTTGGTAATAGATATTAAGCCTTCCTACAACTGTTTATTGGGAAGACCATGGATGCACTCAGCTGGGGCAGTACCTTCATTGCTACATCAGAAGGTGAAGTTAGTATCAGAGGGTCGgttgataataataaatgcgGAGGAAGATATCATCGCAATAGTAACTGGTGATGCACCTTATGTGGAAATTAACGATGAGGCAGTGAAATGTTCTTTTCGGTCATTAGAATTTGTGAATGTGATGTTTATTACTGAAGGAAGCAGAATTTCGGTACTGAAAATATCCAGGACCACAGAGATGGGGTTGCGATTGATGATTGGAAGAGGAGCTTCACCCAGGAAAGGATTGGGAAAATATCTTCAAGGAAAGATTGAAACACCGATGCTGAAGGAAAAGTTTGATagttttggcttaggatacgAGCCAGACATGAagcagaagaagaaagaagtagAGAAAAGACAAGAGAGAAGAAGGGCACGTTTAAGCGAATATGAAGTTAAGTGGGAGCCTTTGACCTTTCCCCACATATCTACATCTTTTGTGTCGGATGGGTTTATTCACCCTGAGCGAGGAGTGTCCAGAAGCGAAGGCATTGAAGAAACAACGGAGAAAAAGGCCCTGTTGGAGATCTGCCCTTACGAACCTGGGAGCGAcctaaacaattggactgcgaaagaaatccctgtagtcttTATGGCTTATTCAGAGTAA